From Halanaerobium saccharolyticum subsp. saccharolyticum DSM 6643:
CTGCTTTTTACAGCAGTGCCGATCTATCAATTGTTCCTTCGAGAGTCGAACCTTTTGGACTGGTTGCAGTTGAAGCTCTTGCTTGTGGGACACCAGTTATTGCTTCTAAAGCTGGTGGATTACCTGATTTTATTAATCAAGACGTAGGCAGACTTTTTAAGATGAATGATGCGGATGATCTAGCTAAAAAAATTATTTTGGCTCTCAAGAATAATGATAAAGAAAAAAAGGGTAAAACAGCAGCAAAATATGCATTAGATAAATTTTCCTGGGCTCGGGTAATAGATGAGGTTCTTTCGGTTTATAACTCCGTACTTTCTAGGGAGGAATCTTAAATGAAAACAATAATGGTAATCCCAACATACTGGGGACGTGACAGTGAAACAGGTTGGCAGATGGGTGATGCAATTTATGATCATCCAACCCCGATTGACCAAGATGGAACGCTTGCCAGAACTCTTGAAAGTTTAAAAATAATAAAAAATAAAGATTTTGAATTAATTATATTAGTAGCTGTAACTACTCCCGAATTAATAGATGAGGCCTACCAACGGGCAAAAGAAATAGTTACTAAAAAATGTCCATCTGTAAAAACATATTTAATAGGAGATAATCAACTCCAAGCTGCAAAAAATATTTATCAAAAACAATCAAATCTCAATACTGATCTTCTTTCTTTAAGAGGTTATTCTAATGTCCGCAATATTTGTCTATATACTGCTTATATTATGGAAGCTGATACAGCAGTTTTAATTGATGACGATGAAGTTTTTGAAGATCCTGAATTTATGGATAAAGCGGAAGAATTTATAGGAGGAAGACTTTATGGTCAGACAGTAGATGGAGTTGCCGGTTATTATTTAAACCGCAAAAATGAATATTATGATGATGTAGAAATTGAGCCCTGGATGACTTTTTGGAATCGATTTGGTAGTAAAACAAGAGCCTTTGATAAAATAATTGGCAGTGAACCCCGACTTAAAAAAACCCCTTTTGCTTTTGGAGGTTTAATGGTAATCCACCGCAATCTTTTTAGTATAGTTCCTTTTGATCCAGAAATGACTCGCGGCGAAGATATTGATTATCTAATTAATGCTAAAATGTTTGGCTTTAATTTCTTTTTAGATAATAAACTTGCTATTAAACATTTACCTCCACGAAAACATCATGCTGTCTGGAAACGTTTGAGACAGGATATTTACAGGTTTTTTTATGAAAAAGCCAAAATTGAAAGCCAGGAAGAACGACCAAATATGATTGAAATTGAACCAGAAGATTTTGACCCTTATCCAGGAGAATTTATGAAAAAAGATCTGGAAGATAAGGTAACTAAAACAAATTTAATTCTTGCTCTTGATTATCTAACTGAAAATAAAGTTGAGAATGCTAAAGGTGCAATAAAAAATATTTATATCTCAAAATATGATGCCGTACCCTCCAAAAATGTTTTTAAAGAATATCTTAAAACACAAAAAAAATGGCGAAATTTATTGAATTTTGCCAGAGAAGAATTTTATGAGTTACGGCAAATTTTTACACAAAGTCAATTATGTCCAGAAGAATCCACTAATAAAGAAGTTCTTAAAGATTCTACCGAAATTAAAAACTTGAAATTAAAAGAATTAGAAATTTTCCAAAAGTTAAACTATGAAGAAAAAGAAGCACTAATGAAAATATCAGAAACAAAAACCTTTGAACCTGATGATCTGGTAATTAAACACGGAGAACCTGATAACACTCTTTACATTATACTATCCGGAAGAGCGAAAATAACAGAGTACAATGAAAACAAAAATGAAAATCAAGAAGAAGTAGTTTTAGCAGAAATGAAAAGCGGAGATTTTTTTGGGTTAACCTCTTTAATCTCGAAAACAAATAATATTTATCGAGGAGATGTCAAAGCAATTGAACCCCTAGTTCTGATATCTTTTCCTCGCCAAAAAATAATAAATTTCTTCCATAAATATCACAAATCAAGTGTTGATTTATTGCTCTATTTTATAGAAAAATTAAATGATCACTTAAATATAGTTGCTGAATTATATACAGAGTCTCAAATTAAATCTCAAGATATACAATCTGCTATTAATGAAGACCTTGAATCCTAAAATTTAATCCCTCACTTTAAAGTGAGGGATTATTTAAAGCCTACCATTACCTGAATCGCTTAAATCAATAAGCCCATCTGGAAAAGGTGAAAAAATGGTTTGGCTCATCAAATATTCTACTTTAAATCTAATTACCCAGGATCTAAGAAGAGCCAGCGGTAGTGAAAACGGAACCTTTGCTTCTCTAAAATCTTTAAGAGTTTCTAAAAAATATTCTCTTTCCTCACGGCTAATATCTGAAGAAACATAACCAAAAATGTGCTGCAACATGTTAACTCTTTTCCCTGTATCAGGTAAAAGACTTAAAGTCTTAATAATTTCCTCCCGATATTTCCTCATAGTTTCTTTAGTTCTTCCTTTTTCATGAGCTGCAACTATTCTTCCAAGTTTATTTAAGCCAGCTTGATTATATGACATAATTAAATATTTATTATTGCTGTGAAAATCAATAAGTTCTTTGATTTTTCCATTCTCAATTACAGAACGCAGATCGGCCAGCATAAAGATTTTGATCAAAAAATTCTCTCTTAATTTGAAGTTTTTAATTCTACCTTCATTTTCTATTACTAAGGAAGGGAAAATTTTTGATAAGTTATCTGTAAAATATCCCGCTCTCTTCTCACCTAGTGCGGGTACTTTTCCAGCTTTAGGATAAACCTTTGAATCATTGCTCCCACAAGATGGTGATCTGGTCTTAGCGATAAACCCTTCAATCTCCTCCTCATTTAATTTTGAAGTAAGTTCCTTAATATAATTATCCATCTTTGCTGTATGGTCTTCTCCTGTCATTGAATCCACCAAGCGATACTCATCGTTGCTTTTAATCAAACGAACAGAATTACGAGGAACTCCCAGCCCCATCTCAACTTCAGGACAAATTTTAATATAGTTTACATGTTTTTCTAATTTTCGAACAAATTTATCAGGAATTTTATCTCCATTATAACGACAGTTACAGTATTCTAAACATTTACTTAAAATCAGATTTGGTTTTTCAAAATTTCTCAAAACAAATTCCTCCTGTTTTTATCTCTATTCTTTTGGAAACCAGGGAAAAAATATATTAGTTTTTTCAGCATATTTTTGATATTCCTCATCATCAGCATAACGTTTTTCTAAAAGTGGAACTCCAGAAACAAATCGAAGTAATAAGGTCATAATAATAGGACTAAAAATAAATATCCAGCCACCACTTACTGCAAGAGCAATTGTATAAAAACCCCACCAGACTAGAGCATCACCGAAATAGTTTGGATGGCGTGTATATTTCCA
This genomic window contains:
- a CDS encoding cyclic nucleotide-binding domain-containing protein — protein: MKTIMVIPTYWGRDSETGWQMGDAIYDHPTPIDQDGTLARTLESLKIIKNKDFELIILVAVTTPELIDEAYQRAKEIVTKKCPSVKTYLIGDNQLQAAKNIYQKQSNLNTDLLSLRGYSNVRNICLYTAYIMEADTAVLIDDDEVFEDPEFMDKAEEFIGGRLYGQTVDGVAGYYLNRKNEYYDDVEIEPWMTFWNRFGSKTRAFDKIIGSEPRLKKTPFAFGGLMVIHRNLFSIVPFDPEMTRGEDIDYLINAKMFGFNFFLDNKLAIKHLPPRKHHAVWKRLRQDIYRFFYEKAKIESQEERPNMIEIEPEDFDPYPGEFMKKDLEDKVTKTNLILALDYLTENKVENAKGAIKNIYISKYDAVPSKNVFKEYLKTQKKWRNLLNFAREEFYELRQIFTQSQLCPEESTNKEVLKDSTEIKNLKLKELEIFQKLNYEEKEALMKISETKTFEPDDLVIKHGEPDNTLYIILSGRAKITEYNENKNENQEEVVLAEMKSGDFFGLTSLISKTNNIYRGDVKAIEPLVLISFPRQKIINFFHKYHKSSVDLLLYFIEKLNDHLNIVAELYTESQIKSQDIQSAINEDLES
- a CDS encoding DUF523 and DUF1722 domain-containing protein, with protein sequence MRNFEKPNLILSKCLEYCNCRYNGDKIPDKFVRKLEKHVNYIKICPEVEMGLGVPRNSVRLIKSNDEYRLVDSMTGEDHTAKMDNYIKELTSKLNEEEIEGFIAKTRSPSCGSNDSKVYPKAGKVPALGEKRAGYFTDNLSKIFPSLVIENEGRIKNFKLRENFLIKIFMLADLRSVIENGKIKELIDFHSNNKYLIMSYNQAGLNKLGRIVAAHEKGRTKETMRKYREEIIKTLSLLPDTGKRVNMLQHIFGYVSSDISREEREYFLETLKDFREAKVPFSLPLALLRSWVIRFKVEYLMSQTIFSPFPDGLIDLSDSGNGRL